The following is a genomic window from Candidatus Methylomirabilota bacterium.
AGTTGTGCGTGCAAAGGAACAACACTCGCTGCTTGCTCACCCTCTGCCTCCCATGTAGGGTCGATTCGGTCACGGAGTGTATACGCCCGATTGGGGGGCCGCCAAGTGTCCGTAACGACTTTGCAACGATTCAATCTGGCCCGGCGACTGACCGCGGAGGCCGTCGGGACGGCGCTCCTTCTCGCGGCCGTCGTCGGCTCGGGCATCATGGGGGAGCGGTTGGCGGGCGGCAATGTCGCCCTGGCCCTCCTGGCCAATACCGTGGCGACTGGCGCCGCACTCGGCGCCCTCATCTTGACCTTCGGGCCGATCTCCGGCGCGCATTTCAACCCGGCGGTGACGCTGGCCGACGCGACGCAAGGCGGCCTCCCGTGGCGGGAGGTGCCCGGTTACGTCTCGGCTCAGGTGTCTGGCGCGTTCGTGGGGGTGGCCGCCGCGCATCTCATGTTCAGTGAACCGCTCTTCGTTGCCTCACGCCACTCGCGGGCGGGCCTGGCCCAGGCATTCGGTGAGCTCGTGGCTACCTTCGGACTGCTCGCAGTGATCTGGGGCTGCGCACGTCTGCGATCCTCTGCGGTACCCCTGGCCGTCGCCAGCTACATCACCGCAGCCTACTGGTTTACGTCATCGACCTCGTTCGCCAACCCGGCCGTCACGCTCGCGCGATCGGCGACCGATACGTTCACGGGTATTCGGCCCGCGGACGCCCCCGCCTTCATCGTCGCCCAGCTCGTGGGCGCCGGGGCGGCGACCGGGCTCTTCCGGTGGCTCATCCCCACCCTGCCCGAGATAGCGCCCACCGTCGTGGTGCCGCACGCGCAGGCCGTGAGCCAGAAGCTCGACCCTACATGATGGTTCCCTGCATCAGGCCCCCGAGGTACGCTCGCACGCGCGCGTCGGTCAGCAGGCTGGCGAAGTCGGGAATGTCCCAGGCGCGCCCCTCGCCGACGAAGATGAACCGCTCGCACAGCTCGCGCAGGATGTCGAGGTGGTACGTCTCCGTCGGGTGCAGGCAGACGAACACGAGCCGGCCGGCGCGGCGCAAGCGGCAGAAGAACTCGATCATGAAGCCGATGTAGCCGTCCTGGGTGCTGAACTGCGGCTCGTCGAACAGGTGCACGACCGGCGTCCGCGACACCGCGCGCGCCAGCAGCGCGTCGGGCCTCGTCCGGGCCACGCGCCGCACCTGGTAGGACTGGTGGTAGTGGACGGCCAGGCGGTCTCGCTCGCGGCGCTTGACGGTGTTGATGTCCTGGCCGAGGCAGCGCACGTGGCCCGACGTGGGCGGTCGGCTGCCGGTCATCAGCTCGAACAGCGTGGTCTTGCCGGCGCCGTTGGCGCCCATCATGCCCACGATCGCCGGCTCGGCGAAAACCAGGTCGGCCTGGATCGAGAAGGTGACCTGCCGGCGGAGCCAGCCCCGGGCGTATTCCTTGCGCACGGCGTCCAGGACCAGCAGCGGGGCGGGGCGGGCCACGCTCACACGCCCAGCAGCCGGCGGCGTCGCGCCGGGTCGTCGCGCAGCTCGTGCGCCGGGCCTTCGTGGACGATCGTCCCGCGGTCCATCACGTAGACGCGGTCGGCGACGGCCAGCGCCGTCGGGGCATTCTGCTCGACCAGCAGGGCGGCCACACCCTCGGCCTTCAGGCGCCGGATCAGGTCGATCACGTCGCGGACGACCTTGGGCGCCAGCCCCTGGGACGGCTCGTCGAAGAGCACCAGGCCGGGGGAGCCGAGCAGGGCGCGTGCGATCGCGACCATCTGCATCTCCCCGCCGGAGAGGTTCTCGCAGTCGCGGTGGCGCAGATACTCGAGCGCGGTGAAGCAGTCGAGCACCTCCTTGAAGCTCCAGGCGCGAAACGGGGTGCGCTTCATGGCGATCGTGAGGTTCCGCTCCACGGTGAGTGTCGGGAAGATCCGGCGGTCGTCGGGCACCCAGGCCACGCCGGCCCGCGCGATCTCGTGGGTCGCGGCGCGCGTGATGTCGCGGCCAGCGAAGTGGATGCGCCCGCCGCGGGCGGGCGTGAGCCCGAGGATGGCCCGCAGCGTCGTCGTCTTGCCCGCCCCGTTGGGGCCGAGGAGGCAGACGATCTCGCCCGGGGCCACGGTCAGGGAGACGCCGAACAGCACCTGGGTCTCCCCGTACGAGACGTCGATGCCCGCGAGCTCGAGCATCACACCGTGGCTCCGAGGCCCGAGCGCGCCAGCCAGGGGTCGGCGCGCAGCGCGTCGGGCGTGCCCTCCGCGATCACCTGGCCCCAGTGGATGACCGAGATCCGGTCGGCCAGGCGGAACAGGAACGCCATGTCGTGCTCGATGATGACGAGCGTCAGCACCCGCCGCAGCTCCTGGACGAGCTCGGCCAGGCGGGCCGTCCCCTCGGTGCCGAGCCCCGAGGTGGGCTCGTCGAGGAAGAGCAGGCGGGGCTCGGCGGCGACGGCGAGGCCGATCTCGAGCGCGCGGCGGTCGCCGTAGGACAGCCGCCCCGCCGGCACCCGCTCCTTGCCGCGCAGGCCGACGCGGGCGAGCACCGCCGCCGCCTGGTCCTGGGCGCCCGCGTTGCGCCGCAGGTCCTGGAGCATGTTGAAGGAGCGCGCGCGCACCGCGGGCGCCGCCAGCAGCACGTTTTCCAGCGCCGAGTACTCGTCGAAGACGTTCATGAGCTGGAACGACCGGGCCAGGCCTCGGCGGGCGATGGCGTACGGCGGCAGCCCCGTGATGTCGTCGCCGTCGAAGACGACCCGGCCGCGGTCCGGGCGGACGCCGCCGGTGAGGACGTTGAAGCAGGTCGTCTTGCCCGCGCCGTTGGGGCCCATGATGCCGCTCAGCTGGCTCGCCGGGAAAGCCAGGTTGATGTCCTCCAGGACCACGTGGTCGCCGAACCGCTTGTGCAGGCCGTGCGCCTCGAGCAGGGCCACGCTCACTCCCCCGCCGCCGGTTGCAGGGCGATGGCGCGCGCACGCCGTCGCGCCCCGAGCCGGGCCACGGCGTCCTGCCCGAGGCCGGCCACGCCTTCCGGCTTGAACATCACCACGAGCATGAACATGAGGCCGAACCAGAGGAGCCAGGACTCCGTGTACGCGCCCAGCAGGTCCCGCGCGACGAAGTAGATGACCGTTCCCACCACCGGGCCCCAGAAGCTCACCAGGCCGCCGCCGACGAGGGCCATCAGCACCACCACTCCCGACCACTGCAGGCTCATGACCTGCACGTAGGCGCCGTTCTGGGCCATGGCGAAGAGGCCACCGGCCAGCCCGGCCACGGCGCAGGACAGCGTGAAGCTCGCCCACTTGTAGACGAACACCCGGTACCCGAGGTAGGCCATGCGGGTCTCGTTCTGCTTGATGGCCCGCAACACCTTGCCGAAGGGCGAGTGCACCAGCCGCCAGAGCAGCGCCGTCACCCCGACGAAGGTCGCGAAGACGAAGTACGACAGGGCCAGGTTGCTCGTGAGATCGAAAGCCACGAGCCCGAGGTCGGCGGGCAGTCGCTGGATGTTGAGCAGGCCGTCCTCGCCGCCGGTGACCGACGTCCACTTGCTGGCGATGAAGAAGAACATCTGCCCGAAGGCGATCGTCATGAGCGCGAAGTAGATCCCGCGCCGATGCGAGATGAAGAGCGCCACCCCGCCGCCCACGGCCGCCGCGGCCAGTGTCGCCGCGAGCAGGCCCACCCAGAGGTTGGCGACGAGGTGAAACTGCGTGAGCCCTATCGCGTAGGCGCCGATGCCGAAGTAGGCGCCGTGGCCGAAGGACGGCAGCCCGGTGTAGCCGAGCAGAAGGTTGAACCCGAGCGCGAAGATGCACCAGATGAGGATCTCGACGCCCAGGTAGCGGTAGAGTCCCACCCGCTCGATCCAGAGCGGCAGCGTGCCGAACAGCGCGAAGGCCGCCAGCATGGGCAGCGACAGCCACCCACCGGCGAAGCCGCGGGACTCGGCGGCCGGCGTCATCGCTCCAGCACGCTCTTCTTGCCGAGCAGGCCGCGGCCGCGGATGGTGACGACGACGATGAGGAGGATGTACATCGACACCAGCGACCAGGCGGTGGCGAAGGCGCCGGTGATCCCCACCACCATGCCGACCAGCAGCCCGGCGATGACCGCGCCCCAGAAGCTGCCCACCCCGCCCAGCACGATCACCACGAAGGCCGGCACCACCGCGTCCACGCCCACGTGCGGGCGCACGCCCCAGATCGGGGCCATGACGATCCCGGCCACGGCGGCCAGCGCGGTGCCGAAGGCGAACACCAGGAGCCGCAGGCGGGGGAGGTTGACGCCGAGCGCGCGCACCATCTCGCTGTCGTGGGCGCCGGCCTTGATGAGGGCGCCGTAACGCGTCCGCTGCAGGAACAGCCACAGGAGGAGGATCATCGCGACCGCGAAGGCGGACGCGAAGAACCGGTACACGGAGTAGATGAGCCCGCCCACCGTGATGCCGCCGGTGATGGCCGCCGGCACCGGCAGGAAGCGCTCCGTCGGTCCCCAGACCAGGCGGATCAACTCCTCGAGGACGAGCGCGGCGCCGAAGGTGAGCAGCAGGCCGTACAGCGGGTCGCGCCCGTAGGTGCGCCGCAGGCATACCTCCAGCGCCATGCCCACGCCGGCGACCAGGACGGGGGCAAGGAGCAGGGCCACGACGAAGCGCGACGGGATGGGGAGCCCGAAGTAGGGGGCCAGCGCGGCCAGGCGCAGGCCGCCGTCCGGCGTGACGAGCGCGACGGCGACGTAGGCGCCCAGCGCGAACAGCGAGCCGTGGGCGAGATTGATCACCTCCATCACGCCGATGATGAGCATGAAGCCAAGCGCCACCAGGGCGAACAGCAGCCCGAGCGCCAGCCCGTTCAGCAGGTGCGGTCCCAGCGTGATGAGCAGGTCCATGTCGGGTTGCGGCCCTGGCCGGGCCCGCCCCCCGCGGGCCCGGCCAGCCGCATCTTACTGCTCGTAGGTCGGCGTGTTCTCGTACGACTGCAGCTTGCACGTCTTGGCCGATTCGGGGTCGCGGACCTTGCCCGGCTCGGCCCAGGAGAGGATCTTGAAGTAGTCCGTCTGGTCGGTGGGTTTGTCGTTGCGCCCGGCCAGGTAGACCGTCTGCTGCACGTGGTGCGTCTCCGGGTCGATCCAGGCGTCGTGGTGCTGCAGGCGGTCGCGCGCGGACATCCGGTGCCCCTCCAGGGCCTTGATCACCTTGATGTTGTTCGTGCTCCCGGCCCGCTCGATGGCGCGGACCAGCTCCCACATCGCCATGTAGCCGTTGTAGAAGACGTTCCCGGGAACGTCGATGCGCGTTTCCGGCCAGCGCTGCTTGTAGCGGCGCACGAGGTCGGTCACGCCGGGCAGCGGGAGCTTGTGATACCACGTCGTGCCGAACACGCCGAACACGGCCTCGATGCCGAGCCCGTAGACGTCCGGCCAGTCCTGCTGGTTGTTGAGCCACGCCGGCTTCTGGTCGAGGCCCAGCTTGACCACCTCCTGGCGCATGACCTTGAAGTCGTCGCCGCCCACGGCGGCGGCCACGACGTCGGGCTTGGCCTGCTGGACCTTGAGGAGGATCGGTGAGAAGTCCCGCGTGCCGACGGGCACCAGGATCTCGTCGATGATCTGGGCGCCGAACCGGGTGGCGATCGCCCGCGTGGCCTTCGACGTGTTGTGGCCCCAGACGTAGTCGTTGGTGAGCAGCTGCCACCGCTTGCCGAAGGTGCGCACGGCGTTGTCGGCGGCGGCCAGGGCGAAGTTGGCGCCGCTGCCGTCCCACACGAACTTCACCCGCTTGCAATCCTTCCCGGACTCGGTGGGGGAGCTGGAGTTGGTGTTGAAGTACACG
Proteins encoded in this region:
- a CDS encoding ABC transporter ATP-binding protein; protein product: MSVALLEAHGLHKRFGDHVVLEDINLAFPASQLSGIMGPNGAGKTTCFNVLTGGVRPDRGRVVFDGDDITGLPPYAIARRGLARSFQLMNVFDEYSALENVLLAAPAVRARSFNMLQDLRRNAGAQDQAAAVLARVGLRGKERVPAGRLSYGDRRALEIGLAVAAEPRLLFLDEPTSGLGTEGTARLAELVQELRRVLTLVIIEHDMAFLFRLADRISVIHWGQVIAEGTPDALRADPWLARSGLGATV
- a CDS encoding branched-chain amino acid ABC transporter permease, producing MDLLITLGPHLLNGLALGLLFALVALGFMLIIGVMEVINLAHGSLFALGAYVAVALVTPDGGLRLAALAPYFGLPIPSRFVVALLLAPVLVAGVGMALEVCLRRTYGRDPLYGLLLTFGAALVLEELIRLVWGPTERFLPVPAAITGGITVGGLIYSVYRFFASAFAVAMILLLWLFLQRTRYGALIKAGAHDSEMVRALGVNLPRLRLLVFAFGTALAAVAGIVMAPIWGVRPHVGVDAVVPAFVVIVLGGVGSFWGAVIAGLLVGMVVGITGAFATAWSLVSMYILLIVVVTIRGRGLLGKKSVLER
- a CDS encoding ABC transporter ATP-binding protein, whose amino-acid sequence is MLELAGIDVSYGETQVLFGVSLTVAPGEIVCLLGPNGAGKTTTLRAILGLTPARGGRIHFAGRDITRAATHEIARAGVAWVPDDRRIFPTLTVERNLTIAMKRTPFRAWSFKEVLDCFTALEYLRHRDCENLSGGEMQMVAIARALLGSPGLVLFDEPSQGLAPKVVRDVIDLIRRLKAEGVAALLVEQNAPTALAVADRVYVMDRGTIVHEGPAHELRDDPARRRRLLGV
- a CDS encoding ABC transporter ATP-binding protein, whose protein sequence is MSVARPAPLLVLDAVRKEYARGWLRRQVTFSIQADLVFAEPAIVGMMGANGAGKTTLFELMTGSRPPTSGHVRCLGQDINTVKRRERDRLAVHYHQSYQVRRVARTRPDALLARAVSRTPVVHLFDEPQFSTQDGYIGFMIEFFCRLRRAGRLVFVCLHPTETYHLDILRELCERFIFVGEGRAWDIPDFASLLTDARVRAYLGGLMQGTIM
- a CDS encoding ABC transporter substrate-binding protein, producing the protein MTSGISRRTLLVNGALVGGATFFGPWRHHHVYAQRKDKPILIGLTHDASGQFANSGQDEQRGTIMAIEEANARGGVLGRKLAYITADTETTPATGSRVAERMITRNEVAFLVGAIQSGVANAIGQVAQKYGCVYFNTNSSSPTESGKDCKRVKFVWDGSGANFALAAADNAVRTFGKRWQLLTNDYVWGHNTSKATRAIATRFGAQIIDEILVPVGTRDFSPILLKVQQAKPDVVAAAVGGDDFKVMRQEVVKLGLDQKPAWLNNQQDWPDVYGLGIEAVFGVFGTTWYHKLPLPGVTDLVRRYKQRWPETRIDVPGNVFYNGYMAMWELVRAIERAGSTNNIKVIKALEGHRMSARDRLQHHDAWIDPETHHVQQTVYLAGRNDKPTDQTDYFKILSWAEPGKVRDPESAKTCKLQSYENTPTYEQ
- a CDS encoding MIP/aquaporin family protein → MQRFNLARRLTAEAVGTALLLAAVVGSGIMGERLAGGNVALALLANTVATGAALGALILTFGPISGAHFNPAVTLADATQGGLPWREVPGYVSAQVSGAFVGVAAAHLMFSEPLFVASRHSRAGLAQAFGELVATFGLLAVIWGCARLRSSAVPLAVASYITAAYWFTSSTSFANPAVTLARSATDTFTGIRPADAPAFIVAQLVGAGAATGLFRWLIPTLPEIAPTVVVPHAQAVSQKLDPT
- a CDS encoding branched-chain amino acid ABC transporter permease; amino-acid sequence: MTPAAESRGFAGGWLSLPMLAAFALFGTLPLWIERVGLYRYLGVEILIWCIFALGFNLLLGYTGLPSFGHGAYFGIGAYAIGLTQFHLVANLWVGLLAATLAAAAVGGGVALFISHRRGIYFALMTIAFGQMFFFIASKWTSVTGGEDGLLNIQRLPADLGLVAFDLTSNLALSYFVFATFVGVTALLWRLVHSPFGKVLRAIKQNETRMAYLGYRVFVYKWASFTLSCAVAGLAGGLFAMAQNGAYVQVMSLQWSGVVVLMALVGGGLVSFWGPVVGTVIYFVARDLLGAYTESWLLWFGLMFMLVVMFKPEGVAGLGQDAVARLGARRRARAIALQPAAGE